The sequence TGGGTGTTATTGGACGATAACCGTGGCGCCCGGCAAACCGCTTACCAGTTATTTGTAGGGACGGACTCTGCATTGGTAAGTAGAGGCACAGGCGATCACTGGCAAACTAACAAACTCACATCCGATCTTAACCTTATTAACTACCAGGGCAAGCCCCTGCAACCATTCACCAAATACTACTGGCGGGTTATGGTATGGGGCAACAACGGCAAAAGTATAGCATCACATGTTGCCGTATTCGAGACCGGCATGGTAGATAAAAGCAACTGGCAGGGCAACTGGATAAGCGACAACAAGGATGTGAACGAAAAGGCCGCGCCATATTTCAGACATACGTTTTCAACAGCCAAAAAGATAGCTTCAGCGCGGGTTTATATCGCCGTAGCCGGTTTGTACGAGTTGTACATCAACGGGCAAAAGATAGGTAACCACCGCCTCGACCCGATGTATACCCGGTTCGACAGGCGCAACCTTTATGTTTCGTACGATGTAACCTCGCAATTGCAAAGTGGTCAAAATGCTATTGGCGTTTTGTTAGGCAACGGCTGGTATAATCACCAAAGTACGGCGGTATGGTATTTTCATAAAGCGCCATGGCGCGGCAGACCTGCGTTTTGCTTAGATCTGCGCGTTACTTATACCGACGGCAGCACCGAAACCATCACATCCGATACCAAATGGAAAACAGCGTTAAGCCCCATTATTTTCAACAGCATTTACACCGCCGAACATTACGATGCCCGCCTGGAGCAACCCGGCTGGAATACCGCCAACTTTGATGATAAGGGCTGGAAAGGCGTTATCAACCGCTCGGCACCATCGGGGAGTGTGGTAGCGCAGGCCATGCAACCTATTCGTGATGTGGAGTCTATCCCGGCCAAAAGCATGACAAAACTGGCAGATAATGTTTACCTGTTCGATCTGGGTCGCAATATATCCGGCGTGAGCCACATTACGGTATCGGGTGAAAAGGGCACGGTCATCAGGTTGAAGCATGCCGAAAAGCTGGGCAAAACAGGCTATGCCGACCAATCCAATATTGATATCCATTATCGCCCTACCGATGATAAGGATCCGTTCCAAACTGATATTTTTATTCTTGGCGGCAAAGGGCAGGAAAGCTTTATGCCCCGCTTCAATTACAAGGGTTTTCAGTATGTGGAGGTGAGCAGCGATAAGCCCGTCAGCATCAACAAGGAAAGCCTCACCGGGTATTTTATGCATAGCGATGTGGAGGCCATCGGGCAGATCGGTTCATCAAACCAAACGATCAACAAAATATGGTCGGCTACCAATAACTCATACCTGTCAAACTTTTTTGGTTACCCTACCGATTGCCCGCAGCGCGAAAAGAATGGCTGGACGGGCGATGCGCATATAGCCAGTGAGACCGGTTTGTATAATTTCGATGGTATTACCATTTACGAAAAATGGATGGCCGATCACCGCGACGAGCAGCAGCCCAACGGTGTGCTACCCTCAATTGTACCCTCTGACGGTTGGGGTTATGAGTGGGGGAACGGCCCCGACTGGACAAGCACCATCGCCATTATCCCCTGGAACTTGTACCTGTTTTATGGCGACAGCAAAACGCTGGCTGATAATTATGATAACATTAAACGCTATGTGAACCATATCGATCAGTTGTATCCATCGGGTTTAACCACCTGGGGTTTGGGCGATTGGGTGCCGGTAAAATCGGTATCACCGGTGGAGTTTACCTCTACAGCTTACTATTTTACCGATGTAAGCATCCTGGCTAAAGCGGCCGCGATGTTCCACAACAAAGCCGACGAGGCCAAATACACCGCCCTTGCCCTGAAGATTAAAAACGCATTTAATGCCAAATACTTGAACACAGCTACGGGAATGTACGATAAGGGCTATCAAACCGAATTGAGCGTACCCCTGTACTGGAACATGGTGCCCGAAAATATGAAGGGCAAGGTTGCTGCCAATTTAGCCGGGCGTGTTAAAGCCGATAACTATCATTTAGATGCCGGTATCCTCGGCGCCAAAGCCATATTGGGTGCTTTGAGTGATAACGGTTATGCTGATGTGGCTTACCGCATTGCTTCGCAGGAAACTTACCCATCCTGGGGGTGGTGGATAATAAACGGGGCGACCTCGCTGTACGAGAATTGGAATATCGAGGCCAAATCCGACCTGTCGCTTAACCACATTATGTTTGGCGAGATAGGGGCCTGGCTATACAAGGGCATCGGCGGCATCAAGACTGATCCGCTGAATCCCGGCTTTAAGAATGTATTGCTCGAACCGAACTTTGTACCCGGATTATCTCATTTCGAATCATCGCACAAAGGGCCGTTAGGGCAGATCGTATCTAACTGGAAGCGTGATGGCGGGGTGATCCGCTATTCGGTAACCATCCCGGCTAATTCGACGGCAAGCATCAAGTTGCCGCATGTTGCCGGTAAAAAGGTTTATTTAGATGGGAAGCTGATAGCTGCCGACCAACCGTTTAAACAAGCTGCCGGGCATTATGAGTTTGAGATCCGGTAGCATTATTTGATGAAGTTATCATACAAAATATTCATCACGTCCTTTAGAAAGGGGTTTACACCGTCGTATTCGCCAACATTGCAGCCGTTGGTGATCACCACGAAGCCAAACTTTTCATCGGGCTGAAAGAACATGGCGCTGTACAATCCGTAAGCAGATCCGGTATGGCCTTTCATTATATAGCCAGGGATCAGATCGGGTTTGGTCATGATGGCTAAGCCGTAGTTATCTTTTTCGGCAACCACAGTTTGCATTTCCTTAGCGCTCTTTTTGGATATGATCTTTACGCCGTGATAGTTACCTTTGTTCATGTGCATGGTCATGTATTTGGCCAGATCGGTGGCTGAGATCTTCATGCCGCCGGTGGGCGAGAAGATGGGCGTACTGTAGCCTATCTGGTATTTGGCTATCTCATCACTGCGCGGATTGTAGGCGGCAGGAGATGGGTTTAATTTCTTCGCTTTGGCATCATACTCGTACAATGTGGCGAACCGCGATTTATCCAGCGAGTCTACACAATAGCCGCCATAAAGCCCCAGGGGATCAAGGATGTGGTGTTTTACATACTGGTCAAAGCGTTCGCCTGATATTTTTTCTATCACCGTACCCACCATGTTAAAATCAAGGTTACAATATTGGTAACCTGTGCCGGGTTCATAATTGTTATAACATTTGGCAAAGTCGGGGTTTTTGTCAGGGTTGATCGCATCCAGGCTAAAATATCCCTGGCTGTCGTTAATACTGGCTGTATGCGACATCACCATCTTCAGGGTGATCACTGTTTCGGGAAACTTCGGGTTACGTATCTTAAAGCCTACCAATTTACTGAAATCATCTTTAAGCGATAGCTTCTTAGCCTCGGCCAGTTGCATAATGGAAGTAGCAGAGAACGATTTAGATATGGATGCTATCCGGAAAATATCTTTATCTGTAAGCTGCGTATTGCTTTCCGCGTCTTTTAAACCGAAGGCATGTGTGTAACTGATCTCGCCTTTCTTTACCACCACCACTTGTAGGCCCATGGCCTGGTATTGCAGCATTTTGGCCATGATATCAGTCCCGGCTTTTGTGGCCTGTGCATGGCTTTGTGTAGCAATCAATGCAATTAATAATGTGATGGAGATACCTTTTAAGATGTGAAGTTTCATCATAGCGTCTGATAATATCATCATGAAGATAGTAAAAGCAATGTTATCTGCCCGCATAAAAAATGGGCTGCCCTTTTGAGGCAGCCCATTTCTGGTTTAGATGAGGTGTTACTTAATAGCCGGGGTTTTGTTCCAGAACCGCGTCCTTATTCAGCTGTATTTCCGACAGTGGGATAGGCAGTAATAAGTTTTTAGCAGTTAAGCCAACGGTTGGGTGTACCGCGTCGTTCGAGTTTAAACGGGTAGCGCGATCAACCAGCGTACCTGTACGCATCAGCGTCATACGGCGGTTTTCTTCACCTATCAACTCGCGGGCGCGCTCGTCCAATATAAAATCAAGCGTCATTTGCGCGGCGGTAACCTGTGGCGCGTTGGCGCGGGTACGCAGCGCATTAATGCTGGTAGCGGCGCCGGCCAAATTCCCTTGTTTAAATTGTGCTTCGGCCAGCAACAGGTAGGTTTCACCTAAACGCATCATAATAAAATCTTTTATCATGGCGTAGCCAAAGGTGTCGTTAGGATCAAACTGCCCCCATTTGGTAGTGCTTGGGCAAATACGGAAGGCGGTATCGGCGCCGGCAAAAGGCACCGGTTTGCCATAAATTGATTTATAGGTAGCCGATGGGTCGTTATAATAGTAATGGCGTTTGATGTTATTCTCGGAGTTACGGATATCGCCGGTTGGATATAAACCATAAAGCACCCAGTTACTTAAACGCAAACGGGCAATACCACGGCCGCCTAACGAGTCGCATGGTAACATGCCGGGGATTGCATAGTAAGCAGCACCCCAAACGCGGCGTTGCTGCGCGTTGTCAACATTACCGCCAACAACGGCAGTTGGGTTTTCCTGCTCCAGCACCCAAATAGCTTCAGAACTGCCTTGTGCACGGCGTTGGTTGCCGTAAACAAACATATCCGAATAATAATCGCCGGCACCGCCTGCACGTACACCGTAGCGGGCTTTAACCAGGCTGAATTTGGTGCTGCTGATAATGGCTTGAGCCTGTGCTTCGGCCAGCGAGTTTTTACCCATACGCAGGTAAGCTTCGGCCAGTAGCTGCATGGCCATATACTTATTGGCCCTACTGGTTGGTTTGCCCTGGGTATTGGTTTTACCACCCACAGGGTTCAGATCGGCCAGGTTTGTGCTGGCGTAGGTAAGGTCGGCGATAATTAAATTATCCACGTCGGCTATCGGCGAGCGCACAAAATCGGTTTTGGCGCTGGTTAAAGCATGATCAACCAGTGGCACTTTACCAAACAGGGTTACAAGGTTATTATAAGCGTAGGCACGGAAGAATTTAGCTTCGGCTTCCACCTGTTTTTTACCGGTCGCGCCAATTTTCGTGGTCGATGGGTTTTCGGCAGCATCAATAATAATATTAGCATTATTGATCATAGAATAGTATTTACCCCAGGTAAAGCTTGCAGCTGCATCGGTTGGCGTTAAGGTAGCATAATTGTAATAGGGTACCTCTATGCCCTCCTGCTGGGCGGTTACGTTAGCCACATCGGTACCGGCCTGCCAAACACTTGGCCAGCCCTGGCGACCAGAGTAGGTGAGGAAACCAGTCTCTAAATTATATAAGCCTACGGCCGACGCTTCGAACCCTAACGAATCGGTAAGGGTAAGCGGCGTGAATGACGAATACGGTTTTTCATCCAGGAAAGATCTTTTACAGGATACAGCAACCACCATCAACACGGCAATTAGTGAAATGAATATCGAATACTTTTTCATGTTATTGTGTTTAACGGGTTTATTTCAAAGAGATATTTGCACCTAAAACAAATGTGCGTGTTTGCGGATAGTTGTTGGTCCAATCGCCCGAACCGCGGGTAGAGTAATTATTCTCCGGATCCCAGCCTATCCAATTGGTAAAGGTTTTAAGGTTACGACCGCTTAAATAAAACATCAGGCTGGCAACATGTATTTTATCTAAAAACTTTTGTGGCACAGTATAGCTCAGGGTAACATCCTTTATGCGGGTGTACGATGCATCGTGCACATAACCATAACCACGGGTGTTAGTGTATGATAGTGCCTGGAATTGCTGGCTACCATTGGTAGGTGTCCAGTAACCAATTTCGGCCGGGGTATTCCTGCGGCCCGACTCATCGGCATAGTTATAATCCGGGTTGTTCTTCAGCATACCCTGCGCGGTTTGGATAAACACACTCAGGTTAAACGATTTGTAGCGGAAGGTGTTGGTTAAGCCGCCTGTCCATTTTGGCGCTGTTTGGCCAAGG comes from Mucilaginibacter mali and encodes:
- a CDS encoding serine hydrolase domain-containing protein; its protein translation is MMILSDAMMKLHILKGISITLLIALIATQSHAQATKAGTDIMAKMLQYQAMGLQVVVVKKGEISYTHAFGLKDAESNTQLTDKDIFRIASISKSFSATSIMQLAEAKKLSLKDDFSKLVGFKIRNPKFPETVITLKMVMSHTASINDSQGYFSLDAINPDKNPDFAKCYNNYEPGTGYQYCNLDFNMVGTVIEKISGERFDQYVKHHILDPLGLYGGYCVDSLDKSRFATLYEYDAKAKKLNPSPAAYNPRSDEIAKYQIGYSTPIFSPTGGMKISATDLAKYMTMHMNKGNYHGVKIISKKSAKEMQTVVAEKDNYGLAIMTKPDLIPGYIMKGHTGSAYGLYSAMFFQPDEKFGFVVITNGCNVGEYDGVNPFLKDVMNILYDNFIK
- a CDS encoding alpha-L-rhamnosidase; protein product: MIKSQSLLFCLLLFICSFAHGATPQVGGLKCEYLINPIGIDAKHPRLTWVLLDDNRGARQTAYQLFVGTDSALVSRGTGDHWQTNKLTSDLNLINYQGKPLQPFTKYYWRVMVWGNNGKSIASHVAVFETGMVDKSNWQGNWISDNKDVNEKAAPYFRHTFSTAKKIASARVYIAVAGLYELYINGQKIGNHRLDPMYTRFDRRNLYVSYDVTSQLQSGQNAIGVLLGNGWYNHQSTAVWYFHKAPWRGRPAFCLDLRVTYTDGSTETITSDTKWKTALSPIIFNSIYTAEHYDARLEQPGWNTANFDDKGWKGVINRSAPSGSVVAQAMQPIRDVESIPAKSMTKLADNVYLFDLGRNISGVSHITVSGEKGTVIRLKHAEKLGKTGYADQSNIDIHYRPTDDKDPFQTDIFILGGKGQESFMPRFNYKGFQYVEVSSDKPVSINKESLTGYFMHSDVEAIGQIGSSNQTINKIWSATNNSYLSNFFGYPTDCPQREKNGWTGDAHIASETGLYNFDGITIYEKWMADHRDEQQPNGVLPSIVPSDGWGYEWGNGPDWTSTIAIIPWNLYLFYGDSKTLADNYDNIKRYVNHIDQLYPSGLTTWGLGDWVPVKSVSPVEFTSTAYYFTDVSILAKAAAMFHNKADEAKYTALALKIKNAFNAKYLNTATGMYDKGYQTELSVPLYWNMVPENMKGKVAANLAGRVKADNYHLDAGILGAKAILGALSDNGYADVAYRIASQETYPSWGWWIINGATSLYENWNIEAKSDLSLNHIMFGEIGAWLYKGIGGIKTDPLNPGFKNVLLEPNFVPGLSHFESSHKGPLGQIVSNWKRDGGVIRYSVTIPANSTASIKLPHVAGKKVYLDGKLIAADQPFKQAAGHYEFEIR
- a CDS encoding RagB/SusD family nutrient uptake outer membrane protein; the encoded protein is MKKYSIFISLIAVLMVVAVSCKRSFLDEKPYSSFTPLTLTDSLGFEASAVGLYNLETGFLTYSGRQGWPSVWQAGTDVANVTAQQEGIEVPYYNYATLTPTDAAASFTWGKYYSMINNANIIIDAAENPSTTKIGATGKKQVEAEAKFFRAYAYNNLVTLFGKVPLVDHALTSAKTDFVRSPIADVDNLIIADLTYASTNLADLNPVGGKTNTQGKPTSRANKYMAMQLLAEAYLRMGKNSLAEAQAQAIISSTKFSLVKARYGVRAGGAGDYYSDMFVYGNQRRAQGSSEAIWVLEQENPTAVVGGNVDNAQQRRVWGAAYYAIPGMLPCDSLGGRGIARLRLSNWVLYGLYPTGDIRNSENNIKRHYYYNDPSATYKSIYGKPVPFAGADTAFRICPSTTKWGQFDPNDTFGYAMIKDFIMMRLGETYLLLAEAQFKQGNLAGAATSINALRTRANAPQVTAAQMTLDFILDERARELIGEENRRMTLMRTGTLVDRATRLNSNDAVHPTVGLTAKNLLLPIPLSEIQLNKDAVLEQNPGY